The Desulfovibrio psychrotolerans genomic interval CCAGCGCAACGGCATCGCCGTTTACCCAGCCGTTTGCGGCGGCGGCCATGATCATGGAATACTCGCCGCTCACCTGATAGGCGGCAACGGGCAGATCAAATTCGTCCCGCACCATGCGGATGATGTCCAGATACGGACCCGCAGGCTTTACCATGAGGAAGTCTGCCTCTTCCAGCACGTCTGCCGTTGCTTCGCGCAGGGCCTCGCGGCTGTTGGCGGGGTCCATCTGGTAGGTCTTGCGGTCGCCGAACTGCGGAGCAGACTCCGCCGCCTCGCGGAACGGACCGTAAAAGGCCGAGGCGTATTTCACCGCGTAGGACATGACGGGAACTTCCGTAAAGCCCGCTTCATCCAGTGCCTCGCGTATAGCCATGACACGCCCGTCCATCATGTCGGAAGGGGCCACGATATCCGCGCCCGCCTCGGCATGGGAAACCGCCGTGCGTGCCAGAAGCTCCAGCGTGGCGTCGTTTTCCACGGTGGCTATGCCGCGTTCCTTGCGTACCAGTCCGCAATGGCCGTGGTCGGTATATTCGCACAGGCATACGTCGGTAATCACTACCAGTTCAGGCCAGCGCTGCTTGCACAGCCGCACCGCGCGCTGCACTATGCCGTCCTGCGCGTAGCCTTCCGTGCCTGCGGGGTCTTTCTTTTTGGGAATGCCGAAGAGAATGATGCCGCGCAGGCCGTTCTTCACGGCCTTGCCGACCTGTTTTTCGAATTCCTGCAACGAAAGCTGGAACTGCCCCGGCATGGAGGAGATGGGCTTGCGGAAGGTTGCGTCCCCGGTATCCACCACGAAATACGGCATGATGAGATCCTGCGCGCGCAGTTCGTTTTCCCTGACCATTTCGCGGAGTGCGGCGGTGCGGCGCAGACGCCGCCCACGGAAGAATTCTGCCACGTATCGGCTCCTTGGCGTGTTGGTGTTCCGGGCGGGAGTTCAGTCCGCAGGCTGCGGAACACGCAGGGGCTGTTCTGTTGTTTGCGTTCCAAAGGGCACCGGCGGGCAGGGAAGCGGATTCCTCTACCCGCCGGCGGCGCAGTGCATCGGATATACCGCCCTATTCGGGGCGGATTTCGTCGTCGGTAAGGTAGCAGGCGGGGTCGTGCGCCCACTCATCGCCAAAGTAGGCTTCCGCACGGGCGCGGAAGTTGCCTCCGCAGATGTTCAGGAAGCGGCAGGTGGCGCAACGGCCCTTCACGTACTGCTTCTTGTCCTTGAGCTTGGCGAGCAGTTCAATGTTCGGGTCGTCCCATATTTCCGAGAAGGGGCGCTCCAGCACGTTGCCGAACACCTTTTCCCGCCAGAACTGGTCGGGGTGCACGGAGCCGTCCCAGCTTATGCAGCCTATACCGCGCCCGGAGCTGTTGCCTTCGTTGAACTGCAGCAGTTCAAACACTTCCGCCGCGCGCTTGGGGTCTTCCTTCAGCATGCGCATCCACACGTAGGGGCCGTCTGCGTGGTTGTCCACGGTGAGCACTTCCTTGGGGTGGCCGGCATCGTGCAGGGCGCGGGTGCGGTCCATAATCAGGTCCAGCATGACGCGGGTTTCCTGATGATCCAGGTCTTCCTTGATCAGTTCAGAGCCGCGCCCGGAATAGACCAGATGGTAGAAACAGATGCGGGGAACTTCCAGTTCCTTCACCAGATCAAAAATTTTGGGCACTTCCGGAGCATTGCGCTTGTTGATGGTGAAGCGCAGGCCCACCTTCAGGCCTTCGGCCTTACAGTTTTCAATGCCTTCCAGCGCCTTTTTGAAGGAGTTGGGCACGCCGCGGAACTTGTTGTGCACCTCTTCCATGCCGTCCAGCGAGATGCCCACGTAGGAGAGGCCCACTTCTTTCAGTTCCTTGGCCTTCTGCTTGGTGATGAGCGTGCCGTTGGTGGAGATAACAGCGCGCATGCCCTGATCGGTGGCGAATTTCGCCAGCTCCACAAGGTCCTGCCGCACCAGCGGTTCGCCGCCGGAGAAGAGCATGACCGGTGCGCCGTACTGGGCGAGGTCGCGGATGATTTCCTTGCCCTTTTCCGTGCTGATGGCGTCTTTGCCTTCCGGTTCCACCGCGTGGGCGTAACAGTGGACACACTTGAGATTGCAGCGCTGCGTCATGTTCCAGACGACAACAGGCTTCTTGTCGGCGGAAAACTGGAGCAGGTGGGAGGGGAGCTTCCCGGAATGGCGACCGTAGCGCAGTGCGTCAGACGGTTCTACCTGACCACAGTAGAGTTTGGAA includes:
- the hemB gene encoding porphobilinogen synthase → MAEFFRGRRLRRTAALREMVRENELRAQDLIMPYFVVDTGDATFRKPISSMPGQFQLSLQEFEKQVGKAVKNGLRGIILFGIPKKKDPAGTEGYAQDGIVQRAVRLCKQRWPELVVITDVCLCEYTDHGHCGLVRKERGIATVENDATLELLARTAVSHAEAGADIVAPSDMMDGRVMAIREALDEAGFTEVPVMSYAVKYASAFYGPFREAAESAPQFGDRKTYQMDPANSREALREATADVLEEADFLMVKPAGPYLDIIRMVRDEFDLPVAAYQVSGEYSMIMAAAANGWVNGDAVALESLLGIKRAGADIIISYFTEDLLERGLVK
- the ahbC gene encoding 12,18-didecarboxysiroheme deacetylase; its protein translation is MIGISKLYCGQVEPSDALRYGRHSGKLPSHLLQFSADKKPVVVWNMTQRCNLKCVHCYAHAVEPEGKDAISTEKGKEIIRDLAQYGAPVMLFSGGEPLVRQDLVELAKFATDQGMRAVISTNGTLITKQKAKELKEVGLSYVGISLDGMEEVHNKFRGVPNSFKKALEGIENCKAEGLKVGLRFTINKRNAPEVPKIFDLVKELEVPRICFYHLVYSGRGSELIKEDLDHQETRVMLDLIMDRTRALHDAGHPKEVLTVDNHADGPYVWMRMLKEDPKRAAEVFELLQFNEGNSSGRGIGCISWDGSVHPDQFWREKVFGNVLERPFSEIWDDPNIELLAKLKDKKQYVKGRCATCRFLNICGGNFRARAEAYFGDEWAHDPACYLTDDEIRPE